In Actinacidiphila yeochonensis CN732, a genomic segment contains:
- a CDS encoding DUF5925 domain-containing protein, which produces MSTAPRTPRRLVPPTVPASAPHEGTDPPADGGAGTPGSSDPARALPLHMALDDGDSPADVVDALFLGRFASGEQPYSCGATVEKVRSGLTLLPPGALVLRQARKGTRSAVLAEGEGWTILVSRWSAGADVTVIATSDELAEHVLTSAVQDAEDEPKPQPDSVPMGFWYVSPRRGAHRITRKISAAPWEELRANYTAPVAEALDSLMKMTADDVTGRLLLLHGPPGTGKTSALRTLARAWQEWCRVDCVLDPEQLFSDVGYLMDVAVGESDEDGERWRLLMLEDCDELIRGEAKHQTGQSLSRLLNLTDGLLGQGRNVLVGITTNEDLERMHPAVVRPGRCLARIEVGRLSRDEAARWLGTSEGIDREGATLAELYALRRGAFPALPVPSRPTDGLYL; this is translated from the coding sequence ATGTCCACCGCACCCCGGACTCCGAGGAGGCTCGTGCCGCCCACCGTCCCCGCATCCGCCCCGCACGAGGGGACCGACCCGCCCGCCGACGGCGGCGCGGGCACCCCCGGGTCCTCCGACCCGGCACGGGCGCTGCCGCTCCACATGGCCCTGGACGACGGCGATTCCCCCGCAGACGTGGTGGACGCCCTCTTCCTCGGCAGGTTCGCCTCCGGTGAGCAGCCGTACTCCTGCGGCGCGACCGTGGAGAAGGTACGGTCCGGCCTGACGCTGCTGCCTCCGGGGGCCCTGGTGCTGCGCCAGGCCCGCAAGGGCACCCGCAGCGCGGTCCTGGCCGAGGGCGAGGGGTGGACGATCCTGGTCTCGCGATGGAGCGCCGGAGCCGACGTGACCGTGATCGCGACCTCCGACGAACTCGCCGAGCACGTCCTCACGTCAGCGGTCCAGGACGCGGAGGACGAGCCGAAGCCGCAGCCGGACAGCGTCCCCATGGGCTTCTGGTACGTCTCACCCCGCAGAGGCGCGCACCGCATCACCCGCAAGATCTCGGCGGCCCCGTGGGAGGAACTGCGCGCCAACTACACGGCGCCGGTGGCCGAGGCGTTGGACAGCCTGATGAAGATGACGGCCGACGACGTCACCGGTCGGCTGCTGCTCCTCCACGGCCCGCCGGGCACCGGCAAGACCTCGGCGCTGCGCACCCTGGCCCGCGCGTGGCAGGAGTGGTGCCGGGTGGACTGCGTGCTGGACCCGGAGCAGTTGTTCAGCGATGTCGGGTACCTCATGGACGTCGCCGTCGGGGAGAGCGACGAGGACGGCGAGCGCTGGCGTCTGCTGATGCTGGAGGACTGCGACGAGCTGATCCGGGGCGAGGCCAAACACCAGACCGGCCAGTCCCTGTCCCGCCTGCTCAACCTCACCGACGGCCTGCTCGGGCAGGGCCGCAACGTCCTGGTCGGCATCACCACCAACGAGGACCTGGAGCGCATGCACCCGGCGGTGGTGCGGCCCGGACGCTGCCTGGCCCGTATCGAGGTCGGCCGGCTCAGCCGGGACGAGGCCGCGCGGTGGCTGGGCACCAGTGAGGGCATCGATCGCGAGGGCGCGACTCTCGCGGAGCTCTACGCCCTGCGCCGCGGCGCCTTCCCGGCCCTGCCGGTGCCCTCCCGGCCGACGGACGGCCTGTACCTGTAG
- a CDS encoding SGNH/GDSL hydrolase family protein: MHRRASAAVAFLLACVLAAVGASPARAAGTGYVALGDSYSSGLGAGSYEASSGTCDRSSKAYPSLWAKAHKPASFAFTACASATTTDVVHRQLGPLSRSTGLVSISVGGNDAGFGDVMTACLTSSTNACEDRIARARTFIRNRLPGLLDTTYTAIRSRAPKARVVALGYPRLYAVPGTCLLGLSDTVRRALDSAADDLDGVIAKRAAGHGFAFADVRGRFAKHELCSNSPWLHSVTLPPSASYHPTATGQSGGYLRAFTDAA; the protein is encoded by the coding sequence ATGCACAGGCGCGCATCGGCTGCGGTCGCGTTCCTTCTCGCCTGCGTCCTCGCCGCCGTGGGCGCGTCCCCCGCCCGCGCCGCGGGCACCGGATACGTCGCGCTCGGCGACTCCTACTCCTCCGGTCTCGGCGCCGGGAGCTACGAAGCCTCCAGCGGCACGTGCGACCGAAGCAGCAAGGCCTACCCGTCCCTGTGGGCCAAGGCCCACAAGCCCGCCTCCTTCGCCTTCACCGCCTGCGCCAGCGCCACCACCACCGACGTGGTCCACCGCCAGCTCGGGCCGCTGAGCCGGTCGACCGGCCTGGTCAGCATCAGCGTCGGCGGCAACGACGCGGGGTTCGGCGACGTCATGACGGCCTGCCTGACCTCTTCCACGAACGCCTGCGAGGACCGCATCGCCCGGGCGCGGACCTTCATCCGGAACCGCCTTCCGGGGCTGCTCGACACCACCTACACCGCCATCAGGAGCCGCGCCCCGAAGGCCCGGGTGGTGGCGCTCGGGTACCCGCGCCTGTACGCCGTGCCGGGCACCTGTCTGCTGGGCCTGAGCGACACCGTCCGCCGCGCACTCGACTCCGCGGCGGACGATCTGGACGGAGTGATCGCCAAACGCGCCGCAGGCCACGGCTTCGCCTTCGCGGACGTACGCGGACGGTTCGCCAAGCACGAGCTGTGCTCGAACAGCCCGTGGCTGCACAGCGTGACACTCCCGCCCTCGGCGTCCTACCACCCGACGGCGACCGGGCAGTCCGGGGGCTATCTGCGGGCCTTCACCGACGCCGCATGA
- a CDS encoding type ISP restriction/modification enzyme encodes MLPVSDDAPLLQDLMPWSVRPMRVGRGWPMAPEPACLRARWALFTAETDPGARASLLHPTRARGLHTPVTQLPGHRTPTRALAVEDGPCPEPVRIQHGPYDQQWLIPDHRLIDAARPELWRVADGRQVFAIEQPPLPGAAEAPLAFSSLLPDGRSPAGRATLIRPLYRRPAGRDPNLAPGLTDWLADRVGADVTPDALLAWVAAAARPDSRGCAVPLPRSAELWREGVELGRRSLWLHTRGTRCVDPLAERPSGPIRPPGGSRPYVRAALPEAPEADGLGYDARERVLRIGSGLLSPVPEAAWELTAGGVRVLEAWYARRTAVGAPGSLEARRPPAWTRATTSELLELIGVLTLLAELRGEVRDFAGRLAAADGAGAVGAAALRRAGVLPVPVGRRRPALVLEHREEGPDGQFALL; translated from the coding sequence ATGCTTCCAGTGAGCGACGACGCGCCCCTGCTCCAGGACCTGATGCCGTGGTCGGTCCGCCCGATGCGGGTCGGCCGAGGCTGGCCGATGGCGCCCGAACCCGCCTGCCTGCGCGCCCGGTGGGCGCTGTTCACCGCTGAGACCGACCCCGGGGCGCGGGCTTCGCTCCTGCACCCCACGCGCGCCCGCGGGCTGCACACGCCGGTCACCCAACTGCCCGGCCACCGCACCCCGACCAGGGCCCTCGCCGTGGAGGACGGCCCCTGCCCGGAGCCGGTGCGCATCCAGCACGGGCCGTACGACCAGCAGTGGCTGATACCCGACCACCGCCTCATCGACGCCGCCCGGCCGGAGCTGTGGCGTGTCGCCGACGGCCGGCAGGTCTTCGCGATCGAACAGCCCCCGCTGCCCGGCGCCGCCGAGGCACCGCTCGCCTTCTCGTCCCTGCTCCCCGACGGACGCTCCCCGGCGGGCAGGGCCACCCTGATCCGGCCGCTGTACCGCCGCCCCGCCGGCCGCGACCCGAACCTGGCACCGGGCCTGACCGACTGGCTCGCCGACCGGGTGGGCGCCGACGTCACCCCTGACGCCCTGCTGGCCTGGGTGGCGGCGGCCGCACGGCCGGACAGCCGCGGCTGCGCCGTCCCTCTCCCCCGCTCCGCGGAGTTGTGGCGGGAGGGGGTCGAACTGGGCCGCAGGTCGCTGTGGCTGCACACCCGTGGCACGCGCTGCGTCGACCCGCTGGCCGAGCGGCCGTCCGGCCCGATCCGTCCACCGGGCGGCAGCCGCCCCTACGTCCGCGCCGCCCTGCCGGAGGCGCCCGAGGCGGACGGTCTGGGCTACGACGCCCGGGAACGGGTCCTGCGGATCGGCTCGGGCCTGCTCTCCCCCGTTCCCGAGGCCGCCTGGGAGCTGACCGCGGGCGGTGTACGCGTTCTTGAGGCGTGGTACGCCCGGCGCACCGCCGTCGGTGCTCCTGGTTCCCTGGAGGCCCGGAGGCCGCCGGCGTGGACCCGTGCCACCACCTCCGAGCTGCTGGAGCTCATCGGTGTGCTGACCCTGCTGGCGGAGCTCCGCGGGGAGGTGCGGGACTTCGCCGGTCGGCTGGCCGCGGCGGACGGTGCGGGAGCCGTCGGGGCCGCGGCCCTGCGGAGGGCCGGAGTGCTTCCGGTACCGGTGGGCAGGCGTCGGCCGGCCTTGGTGCTGGAGCACCGGGAGGAGGGCCCCGACGGTCAGTTCGCCCTGCTGTGA
- a CDS encoding GntR family transcriptional regulator, translated as MTAFTPDSLVLNRKLPLWYQVSQSLRASILGRRPDAPLRLPTEEALAVHYGVSVLTLRQALKELEEEGLIARHRRRGTFIEPTARRPAPVRLLGSVDAIVAQQSGERTTVLGHGPAPLPPEVAEHFPGLSEAVCFRRLRHDPCGEPTNWAENFVHPDLADRVDPADLERWPMTKVLRDVLGVRISRITDTVEARLSTPDTARLLGVPLLSPILHYTGVTYDDAGRAVDVVRIHYRGDRFSFTVTMEAP; from the coding sequence GTGACCGCCTTCACCCCCGACTCCCTGGTGCTCAACCGGAAGCTCCCGCTCTGGTACCAGGTCTCGCAGTCCCTGCGCGCCTCGATACTGGGCCGCCGACCCGACGCTCCGCTGCGGCTGCCCACCGAGGAGGCGCTCGCCGTCCACTACGGCGTCAGTGTGCTGACACTGCGCCAGGCGCTCAAGGAGCTGGAGGAGGAGGGGCTGATCGCCCGCCACCGCCGGCGCGGCACGTTCATCGAGCCGACGGCCCGGCGCCCGGCCCCGGTGCGGCTGCTCGGCTCGGTGGACGCCATCGTCGCCCAGCAGTCCGGCGAGCGCACCACGGTGCTCGGGCACGGCCCGGCGCCGCTGCCGCCGGAGGTGGCCGAGCACTTCCCCGGCCTGAGCGAGGCCGTCTGCTTCCGGCGGCTGCGCCACGATCCCTGCGGTGAACCGACGAACTGGGCGGAGAACTTCGTCCACCCCGATCTCGCGGACCGGGTCGACCCCGCCGATCTGGAACGGTGGCCCATGACGAAGGTGCTCCGAGACGTCCTGGGCGTGCGGATCAGCCGCATCACCGACACCGTGGAGGCGCGGCTCTCCACCCCCGACACGGCCCGGCTCCTGGGCGTGCCGCTGCTCAGCCCGATACTGCACTACACGGGCGTCACCTACGACGACGCCGGACGGGCGGTGGACGTGGTCCGCATCCACTACCGCGGCGACCGGTTCTCGTTCACCGTGACCATGGAAGCGCCCTGA
- the hmgA gene encoding homogentisate 1,2-dioxygenase, with product MDVSSSGREDGKGIAYQPGFGNQHSSEAVPGALPIGRNSPQRAPFGLYSEQLSGTAFTEPRARNRRTWLYRIRPSAAHPPFTRIGNRALRSGPFREVEPDPNRLRWGPLPSPLEPTDFVQGLVTAGGNGDVLRREGIGIHWYAANRSMAGRVFSSSDGELLIVPQEGALLLRTELGVLEAGPGEVALVPRGVRFRVELPQGPVRGYVCENYGQPFQLPDLGPIGANGLANARDFLAPVAAFEDHQEPTEVVNKFGGNLWAAVYDHSPLDVVAWHGNHVPYVYDLRRFNVIGSISFDHPDPSVFTVLTSPSDTPGLAGVDFVVFAPRWLVGEDTFRPPYFHRNVMSEFMGLLEGAYDAKAEGFVPGGASLHNMMSAHGPDRATFERASGADLRPQKVDDGLAFMFETRWPVVPTAYALEAPHRQEGYDAVWEGLGRDFRP from the coding sequence ATGGACGTCAGCAGCAGCGGCCGGGAGGACGGGAAGGGCATCGCCTACCAACCGGGGTTCGGCAACCAGCACAGCTCGGAGGCCGTGCCGGGCGCCCTGCCCATCGGGCGCAACTCCCCCCAGCGGGCCCCCTTCGGCCTGTACAGCGAGCAGCTCAGCGGCACGGCGTTCACCGAGCCGCGGGCCCGCAACCGGAGGACGTGGCTCTACCGCATCCGTCCGTCGGCCGCCCACCCGCCCTTCACCCGGATCGGGAACAGGGCACTGCGCAGCGGGCCGTTCCGCGAGGTGGAGCCCGACCCCAACCGGCTGCGCTGGGGGCCGCTCCCCTCGCCCCTGGAGCCGACCGACTTCGTCCAGGGCCTGGTCACCGCGGGCGGCAACGGCGATGTCCTGCGCCGTGAGGGCATCGGCATCCACTGGTACGCGGCCAACCGCTCCATGGCCGGCCGGGTCTTCTCCTCCTCGGACGGGGAGCTCCTGATCGTGCCCCAGGAAGGGGCCCTCCTGTTGCGGACCGAACTCGGAGTGCTGGAAGCCGGCCCGGGTGAGGTGGCGCTGGTGCCACGGGGGGTGCGTTTCCGTGTGGAGCTGCCGCAGGGGCCCGTCCGGGGCTACGTGTGTGAGAACTACGGCCAGCCCTTCCAGTTGCCGGACCTCGGGCCGATCGGCGCCAACGGGCTGGCGAACGCGAGGGACTTCCTCGCACCCGTCGCCGCCTTCGAGGACCACCAGGAACCCACCGAGGTGGTCAACAAGTTCGGTGGCAACCTCTGGGCCGCCGTGTACGACCATTCCCCGCTCGACGTGGTCGCCTGGCACGGCAACCACGTCCCCTACGTCTATGACCTGCGTCGCTTCAACGTGATCGGGTCGATCAGCTTCGACCACCCCGACCCGTCGGTCTTCACCGTCCTCACCTCGCCCTCCGACACCCCTGGGCTGGCCGGCGTCGACTTCGTCGTGTTCGCGCCGCGCTGGCTGGTCGGCGAGGACACCTTCCGGCCTCCGTACTTCCACCGCAACGTGATGTCGGAGTTCATGGGCCTGCTGGAGGGGGCCTACGACGCGAAGGCGGAGGGCTTCGTTCCCGGTGGCGCCTCGCTGCACAACATGATGTCGGCGCACGGGCCGGACCGGGCCACGTTCGAGCGGGCCAGCGGTGCCGACCTGCGCCCTCAGAAGGTCGACGACGGACTGGCGTTCATGTTCGAGACCCGCTGGCCCGTGGTGCCCACCGCCTACGCCCTGGAGGCCCCGCACCGCCAGGAGGGGTACGACGCGGTCTGGGAGGGGCTCGGGAGAGACTTCCGGCCGTGA
- a CDS encoding TetR family transcriptional regulator: MAGPADGGADAVLRCVPVQRRSAERLARILDACARELDEGGYEKLSTRGVAARAGVPIGSVYRFFADKRAMTDALARRNLDDFLDRAVARLAEPASGEDWRGAVDVLVEEYTAMKRTAPGFALVDFGVPGESNHDLADRLPLLLGDRLPADPVDARVRLAFVVAVEAADAVLQLAFRTTPTGDSRVIGEVKELVRAYLATVLE; the protein is encoded by the coding sequence ATGGCGGGTCCGGCTGACGGCGGAGCGGACGCGGTCCTGCGGTGTGTCCCCGTGCAGCGGCGCAGCGCCGAGCGTCTGGCCCGCATCCTCGACGCCTGCGCGCGGGAGTTGGACGAGGGCGGCTACGAGAAGCTGAGCACGCGGGGCGTGGCCGCCCGGGCCGGCGTGCCGATCGGCTCGGTCTACCGCTTCTTCGCCGACAAGCGCGCGATGACCGACGCGCTGGCCCGCCGCAACCTCGACGACTTCCTCGACAGAGCGGTGGCGCGCCTCGCCGAGCCGGCTTCGGGGGAGGACTGGCGGGGCGCCGTCGATGTCCTCGTCGAGGAGTACACCGCGATGAAGCGCACCGCTCCCGGCTTCGCACTCGTGGACTTCGGCGTCCCCGGTGAGTCCAACCACGATCTTGCCGACCGGCTGCCGCTGCTGCTCGGCGACCGCCTCCCCGCCGATCCCGTCGACGCACGGGTGCGGCTGGCCTTCGTCGTCGCGGTGGAAGCCGCCGACGCGGTGCTGCAACTCGCTTTCCGTACCACTCCAACGGGTGATTCGCGCGTGATTGGCGAAGTAAAAGAGCTGGTCAGAGCCTATCTGGCCACCGTGCTCGAATAA
- a CDS encoding aldehyde dehydrogenase family protein, with product MDGRTETAGGSARFHEGRDGLYINGAWRTAAAAERIEVVDPATEQVIARVPAGDARDVDAAVQAARAALPGWAATAPARRASVLEAAAELMAGQREEIAATVTAELGAPPAFAAAVHADLPTAVLGSYAELARGHAFEERIGSSTVLHEPVGVVGAITPWNYPLHQVVAKVAPALAAGCSVVLKPAEDTPLVAQLFARILDEAGVPAGVFNLVTGVGPVAGRALAEHPGVDMVSFTGSTAVGRQIGAAAGGAVKRVALELGGKSANVILPGADLARAVNVGAANVFANSGQTCSAWTRMLVDAARYEQAVELAAAAAEKYVPGERLGPLVSAEQRERVRGYIRKGVEEGARVVAGGPEAPEGLASGYYVRPTVFADVRPEMTIAQEEIFGPVLALIPYQDEEDALRIANGTVYGLAGAVWGADQEQAVAFARRMDTGQVDINGGRFNPLAPFGGYKQSGVGRELGPHGLAEYLQTKSLQF from the coding sequence GTGGACGGCAGGACGGAAACGGCGGGCGGCTCGGCCCGCTTCCACGAGGGGCGCGACGGCCTCTACATCAACGGCGCATGGCGGACGGCGGCGGCCGCGGAGCGGATCGAGGTCGTCGATCCGGCGACTGAACAGGTCATCGCGCGGGTGCCGGCCGGTGACGCGCGGGATGTGGACGCCGCGGTCCAGGCGGCTCGGGCGGCGCTGCCCGGATGGGCGGCCACCGCGCCGGCGAGGCGCGCTTCCGTGCTCGAAGCGGCGGCGGAGCTGATGGCCGGACAGCGCGAGGAGATCGCCGCCACGGTCACCGCGGAGCTGGGGGCGCCGCCCGCGTTCGCCGCCGCCGTCCACGCCGACCTGCCGACGGCCGTGCTCGGCTCCTATGCCGAGCTGGCGCGCGGGCACGCCTTCGAGGAGCGGATCGGATCTTCGACGGTGCTCCACGAGCCGGTCGGGGTGGTGGGCGCGATCACGCCGTGGAACTACCCCCTCCACCAGGTGGTCGCCAAAGTGGCTCCGGCGCTCGCGGCCGGCTGCTCCGTGGTGCTCAAACCCGCCGAGGACACGCCTCTGGTCGCACAGCTCTTCGCCCGGATCCTGGACGAGGCGGGAGTGCCGGCGGGGGTGTTCAACCTGGTCACCGGAGTCGGACCGGTGGCGGGCCGGGCGCTCGCGGAGCACCCCGGGGTCGACATGGTCTCCTTCACCGGGTCCACCGCGGTCGGGCGGCAGATCGGCGCGGCGGCCGGCGGTGCGGTGAAGCGCGTGGCCCTGGAGCTCGGCGGCAAGTCGGCCAACGTGATCCTGCCGGGCGCCGACCTGGCGCGCGCGGTGAACGTGGGAGCGGCCAACGTCTTCGCCAACTCCGGCCAGACCTGCAGCGCCTGGACGCGGATGCTGGTCGATGCCGCCCGCTACGAGCAGGCGGTCGAGCTGGCCGCGGCGGCGGCGGAGAAGTACGTGCCCGGGGAGCGGCTGGGCCCTCTCGTCAGCGCCGAGCAGCGTGAGCGGGTTCGCGGCTACATACGCAAGGGCGTCGAGGAGGGCGCGCGGGTCGTCGCGGGCGGTCCGGAGGCGCCGGAGGGGCTGGCGTCCGGCTATTACGTGCGCCCGACGGTCTTCGCGGACGTGCGGCCCGAAATGACGATCGCCCAGGAGGAGATCTTCGGCCCGGTGCTGGCCCTCATCCCGTATCAGGACGAGGAGGACGCACTGCGCATCGCCAACGGCACCGTCTACGGACTGGCCGGAGCGGTGTGGGGTGCCGACCAGGAACAGGCCGTCGCCTTCGCCCGGCGCATGGACACCGGCCAGGTGGACATCAACGGCGGGCGCTTCAACCCGTTGGCGCCCTTCGGCGGGTACAAGCAGTCGGGGGTCGGCCGGGAGCTCGGACCGCACGGCCTGGCCGAGTACCTGCAGACGAAGTCACTCCAGTTCTGA
- a CDS encoding zinc-binding dehydrogenase: protein MVRAAVLPAVGAPLTVADIELPDTGPGQVRVRLAAAGVCHSDLSLSNGTLRQPVPAVLGHEGAGTVVDVGEGVAHVVPGDAVVLNWAPSCGRCHFCGLGEPWLCARAGTAAAEPYATLTADGSALYPGLGTAVFAEETVVAANAVLPLPEGVPLADAALLGCAVLTGYGAVHHSARVREGESVAVYGVGGVGLAVLQSAGIAGAGQVIAVDVAPGKEELAVAAGATDFLVAGEDTAKQVRRLTGGYGVDVAVECVGRAATIRTAWSSTRRGGRTTVVGIGGQDEKVSFSALELFYFGRTLSGCVYGNCDPSQDLPLLAEHVREGRIDLSALVTDRIGLEGIPGAFEAMTQGRGGRALVEF from the coding sequence GTGGTTCGCGCAGCTGTCCTGCCCGCTGTCGGCGCGCCGTTGACCGTCGCCGACATCGAACTCCCCGACACCGGCCCGGGGCAGGTGCGGGTACGACTGGCGGCGGCGGGGGTGTGCCACTCCGACCTGTCCTTGTCCAACGGGACACTCCGCCAGCCGGTGCCGGCCGTGCTGGGCCACGAGGGGGCGGGCACCGTCGTGGACGTGGGTGAGGGGGTGGCCCACGTCGTCCCAGGAGACGCGGTGGTGCTCAACTGGGCTCCCTCGTGCGGCCGCTGTCACTTCTGCGGGCTCGGCGAGCCGTGGCTGTGCGCCCGTGCGGGCACTGCGGCGGCAGAACCCTACGCGACTCTGACGGCCGACGGGAGCGCCCTCTACCCGGGGCTGGGGACGGCGGTGTTCGCGGAGGAGACGGTCGTGGCCGCCAACGCCGTCCTGCCGCTGCCCGAGGGGGTGCCGCTGGCGGACGCCGCCCTGCTCGGGTGCGCGGTGCTCACCGGCTACGGTGCGGTGCACCATTCGGCCCGGGTGCGTGAGGGTGAGTCGGTCGCGGTCTACGGGGTGGGTGGCGTGGGACTCGCGGTGCTCCAGTCCGCAGGGATCGCCGGCGCGGGCCAGGTGATCGCCGTGGACGTGGCGCCGGGGAAGGAGGAGCTGGCGGTGGCGGCGGGCGCTACGGACTTCCTTGTCGCGGGTGAGGACACGGCAAAGCAGGTCCGCCGACTCACCGGCGGGTACGGGGTGGATGTCGCCGTCGAATGCGTGGGCCGGGCGGCCACGATCAGAACCGCCTGGTCGTCGACCCGGCGGGGCGGACGGACCACCGTGGTCGGCATCGGCGGGCAGGACGAGAAGGTGTCCTTCTCGGCACTGGAGCTCTTCTACTTCGGCCGCACCCTGTCCGGGTGCGTGTACGGCAACTGCGATCCGTCCCAGGACCTTCCGCTGCTCGCCGAGCACGTGCGTGAGGGCCGGATCGACCTCTCCGCGCTGGTGACCGACCGGATCGGTCTCGAAGGCATACCTGGCGCCTTCGAGGCGATGACGCAAGGGCGGGGCGGGCGGGCGCTGGTCGAGTTCTGA
- a CDS encoding DUF402 domain-containing protein has protein sequence MSEHEPSSPFVQVNYRKYDGSLHWNLRMRRLGEDEHGVWLGLPASSVMRKGHDHEVPIAEAHVVLFPRDAWWTASFNAPPRSTEIYCDITTPPLWPSSAEVTMVDLDLDVLRKRGSATPLLVDEDEFAEHQAHYGYPADVIRSAEESARWLMHAVAERTGPFDGRHLGWLAMVG, from the coding sequence ATGTCGGAACACGAACCCTCCAGCCCGTTCGTCCAGGTCAACTACCGCAAGTACGACGGTTCCCTGCACTGGAACCTGCGCATGCGCCGCCTCGGCGAGGACGAACACGGTGTCTGGCTCGGCCTTCCCGCCTCCAGCGTCATGCGCAAGGGCCACGACCACGAGGTGCCGATAGCCGAAGCCCACGTGGTGCTCTTCCCACGTGACGCCTGGTGGACGGCGTCCTTCAACGCCCCGCCGCGCTCCACGGAGATCTACTGCGACATCACCACACCTCCTCTCTGGCCCTCCTCCGCCGAGGTGACCATGGTCGACCTCGACCTCGATGTCCTGCGCAAACGCGGCTCCGCCACGCCGCTCCTCGTCGACGAGGACGAGTTCGCCGAGCACCAGGCCCACTACGGCTATCCCGCCGACGTCATCCGCTCCGCCGAGGAGTCCGCGCGATGGCTGATGCACGCTGTCGCCGAACGCACCGGTCCCTTCGACGGCAGGCATCTGGGCTGGCTGGCCATGGTCGGGTAG
- a CDS encoding TetR/AcrR family transcriptional regulator yields the protein MARPRNPLLSRERIVATALALIDEEGLGALSTRRLAARLGVSGPSLYNHFATKEAILDAAADSVVAQVDVSMFQDGTHDWRSALLAWGRSYRAALTGHPNFVPYLAVGPGLRPAGLRMADAVFGAMVEAGWPPAQATRIGALMRYFVTGSALGSFAGGFVGDPDAYDPADYPHLGQAHLLAEHREHVDASAFETGLRALVDGLALQFK from the coding sequence ATGGCCCGTCCCCGCAACCCCCTCCTCAGCCGCGAGCGCATCGTGGCCACGGCCCTCGCCCTGATCGACGAGGAGGGACTGGGCGCACTCTCCACCCGGCGACTCGCCGCACGACTCGGCGTGAGCGGCCCCTCCCTCTACAACCACTTCGCCACCAAGGAGGCGATCCTCGACGCCGCGGCCGACTCCGTCGTCGCCCAGGTCGACGTGTCGATGTTCCAGGACGGCACGCACGACTGGCGTTCGGCGCTGCTGGCCTGGGGCCGCTCCTACCGCGCCGCCCTGACCGGACACCCCAACTTCGTGCCCTACCTCGCCGTCGGCCCAGGACTGCGGCCGGCCGGCCTGCGGATGGCCGACGCCGTCTTCGGCGCCATGGTCGAGGCCGGCTGGCCGCCGGCCCAGGCCACCCGGATCGGCGCCCTGATGCGGTACTTCGTCACCGGCTCCGCCCTCGGCTCCTTCGCGGGCGGCTTCGTCGGCGACCCCGACGCGTACGACCCGGCCGACTATCCCCACCTCGGCCAGGCCCACCTGCTGGCCGAGCATCGCGAACACGTCGACGCGAGCGCCTTCGAGACCGGCCTGCGGGCCCTGGTGGACGGTCTCGCCCTCCAGTTCAAGTGA